TTTATAATAGACGCATCTTGTGCAAACGTAATGGTACAGCAAAACACAGGATTTTTCACAATGCAGTCTCAAGTTATGTTTCCATATCTCCCGATAATAACGAAGTTTGCCGACCATGCCATTACAACAGGTCTTGAATCTGTTCTTTTGCAGTTTGCAAGTCCCATGAACTATTTTGGAGATACAACTGTAGCCTTTACACCACTGCTATTTTCGTCCGACAACTCAAACACTCAGCCATCATCAATATATTTTGATATCCAAAAACAGTGGACAAAGCGCGATTTTACAAAACAGGCAATCGTGGCTGGTGGACTATTTGAGTCAAAAATAGCAACCAAACCCTATAAAATGATTGTTTTCGGAGACGGAAACTTCCCGGTAAATGGAGAAGGTCAAGAGGCTCAACAACAACAGCCCGATAATATCAATCTTTTCGTTAACTCAATCGACTTCCTTTCGGATGATACAGGTTTGATAAAGCTTAGAACAAAGGGAGTGACATCGCGTCCAATAGACCAAATAGAAGATGGTAAAAAAGCATTCCTGAAATATTTAAACTTCCTGTTACCGATAGTTTTAGTTATTGGATACGGAATTTTCAGAGCGCAAAGACGTAAAATCAAGCGAATCAAACGTATGCAAAAGGGATATATTGACTAATTTTTAAAATCAAGCAGCATGTTAAAAATCAAAAACAGAACACTATACATAATAATTGCAATCTTATTGGTTGGACTAATTATAAAGGTTGTAAGCTCAAATATTAAGGGCGAACGCACATTTCGTAAATCCTTGTGTGAGTTTAATCCTGAAGATATTGACAAAATTGAGATAGTTGACAATAATTCTCTCATTAAGTTTACAAAAGACGGCACTATTTGGAGAGTTGCTAAAGATGCAGAGTCATACAAAGCCGACATTCAGACAGTTGAAAGCATTTTAAAAGATCTCTCAACAATGAATATTCAGCGTGTAGTCTCTCGCGACAAATCGAAGCTACTAGAGAACGAAATAGACGACTCTCTCGGAACAAGGATAAAGATTTTCTCTAAAAACAAGCAACTTGCTGACCTAGTTGTTGGACGATTTAGCTACCGACAAACCGGACAAGGTAGCATTCAGTTATCAACCATGGTGCGCTTAGCAAACGAATACAATGTCTATTCAGTCGAAGGCGCACTAAGTATGTCGGTAAGACGTGATTTCGACGGCTTTAGAGATAAAACCATAGCAAAGTTTGAACCCGAAAAAGTACAAAGCATTGAGTTTAGCTATCCAGCCGATAGTTCGTTTACTTTAACGCAAAACGGCGATATATGGCTTATTAATCAAGATACTGTTGAGATAGGGAAAGTTGTTAACTACCTTAATGATATCAAAGATACCAGAGCAAATGCTTTTGCAACCTATTTTAATCCCGAAAATGCTGAAGTATTTGAACTAAAAGCCACTTTCAACGACGAGCAGCCATTAACAATAAAAGCTTTCAAACAAGGCGAAAAATATCTCTTTTTAAGCTCTCAAAACGAA
The sequence above is a segment of the Bacteroidales bacterium genome. Coding sequences within it:
- a CDS encoding DUF4340 domain-containing protein, which produces MLKIKNRTLYIIIAILLVGLIIKVVSSNIKGERTFRKSLCEFNPEDIDKIEIVDNNSLIKFTKDGTIWRVAKDAESYKADIQTVESILKDLSTMNIQRVVSRDKSKLLENEIDDSLGTRIKIFSKNKQLADLVVGRFSYRQTGQGSIQLSTMVRLANEYNVYSVEGALSMSVRRDFDGFRDKTIAKFEPEKVQSIEFSYPADSSFTLTQNGDIWLINQDTVEIGKVVNYLNDIKDTRANAFATYFNPENAEVFELKATFNDEQPLTIKAFKQGEKYLFLSSQNESTLSDSEHIFKRLFISKKKFSK